The genomic region ggctgacctcgaactgtaatcatcctgatccctgcctcacgagtagctgggatgacagacatgagccaccctcccacctcacttttttttttttaatgttgcttaggctggccttgaactcttgccttagctttttgagtagctgggattacaggtatgtaccaccaacTCCCGGGAACAATGCATTCATCTTACACCAATTTCTGGTTCGTGGCAGCGGGACCCAACTTAGCTCACTCAGGCCTCTGGCCAACAGAACATCAGGATGCAGTAGCAAGTAAGGGGAGTGGTGAGATGCTGGAAGACACTCATGCTTGGAGAGTCAGAGGACCTGCACTCATACTTCTGTCCCCAGTCATCCTGATCCTAGAAATGAGGCCCCCCTATGCTGGGGCCTCCCAGCACAGCTGCCTCTCGCCCCACTTGTCAGATGAGGATATGGACAGGTCTTTCTCCCAGAATCCTAACCTTCTACCCCATTGCCTGCCCTGGGTGTAAgtgcctcttccttcctctctggaGCTCTGGCCTCCAGCCCCTCCTTTGGTAGAGACCCTAGAGCTGAGGCTTTCCCAGAATGGAAGGTTACAAAACCACCGGAAAGCATGACACACATCCCCAACTGTCCCCTCTGGCCACATCTCCCCTCCCATTTAAGTTACACCTGAGCCTGATTGGCCACCTCCCACCTCTGGGCCCCCCCACCccatgcctctctctctctctttctctctttctcaccccTTCCAGGAAGCTATCTCTAGTGTTGATGGCTCAAGGGGTGGGAGGCATAGAACCTATGACAGAGAGATAAATTCTAAACCACTACATAAACCACTGCTGTTTTGACAACCCCAGGGCCCTCCCCTGCCACAACCAACAGGGGAAGGAGGACAGAGGTGGTCTGTGCAACCCAGGAAGGGAGGACGTGTGAAGGCCAGCTGCCGGGAACTGTGTGAAGTCAAACAGCCTTGTCTGAAGTCGCACAGTACTGCTGGCTGCCCTGATCACTTGCCGGCTTCTCCCTCTCCAATTCTGGGACCCAGGAGTCCTGGTGCACAAGCTTTCACCTTTTCCCAAGGTCCAGCAGTCTTTGTCCACAGCCTCTCCATCCCCCAGGGTTGGCCTCATGGAGCCCTACAGGTCCCTGGCCCTGCTTGCTGGCTCTCTGGGCCTGATATCCTGCCTGGTTGCTCTTAGCACCAATTTCTGGTTCGTGGCAGTGGGACCCAACTTTTCAGCTCACTCAGGCATCTGGCCAACAGAACATCAGGACGCAGTAGCAGGTAAGGGGGAGTGGGTTGTCTGGGGAGGGGTGGTCATTGGGGAACAGACAGGTGTCTCATCTCCCATCAGTCTACATCCATGTGACACAGAGCTTCTGCATTCTGGCTGTCCTGTGGAGCCTGGTGTCTGTGGGCTTCCTGGTCCTGTCCTGCATTCCTTCATTATCTGCCCCGGGTCACGGTCCCCTGATCTCAACCATCACAGTCTATGCTGCAGGTGAGGACTCTGGGCTGGTGTGGGTACCAGGACTGCTGGGATGCTGCGGTGGGATTGAGCCCTCTTTCTCTTGTCCTTGTCCCAGCTCTTTCCATGATAGTAGCCATGGCGGTGTACACCAGTGAACGGTGGGGCCAGCTTCCGCACGCCCAGATCCAGACTTTCTTCTCCTGGTCCTTCTACCTGGGCTGGGTCTCAGTTGTCCTGTTTCTCGGTGCAGGTAACTGCCCAGACCGCCTCCctcggtggggggggggggtggctaaGGGAGACCTTGATGGGTGCGGGGTAGAGGCAAGGGGAAGATGCTAAAACTCTCTCCGGCCACCTCAGGTTCCCTGAGTCTGAGTGCCCACTGTGGTACCCACCGATCTGGCTACGAGACCCTGTGAGGGGAAGACAAGGGCAAAGAGATGTTTGGGGCACCATGCTCCGAAGATCTCACCAGGAGCCACACAAATGAATGCTCAACTTTCATCTCTTTATTCAATAAAAAAGTTTgcaggctagtggagtggttcaagcagtaaaagcgcttgtctagcaagcatgaggccctgagttcaaaccacagcgctgccaaaatagaaaaaaaatgctgagaTCTGATTTTTCTAAGATGAATTCAGTCAAGACATAGCCAACCATTTATCACTCGTGGTACAGGATGCTGGGTCTCTAGGGAGGGTGAAAGCCAGACCTGCCCATATTCAGGTGGTTCCTGCCCTGTGTGGACACAAGCTCCCTgtgctctgtttctttttcttatttgtgaaaatattttttgtgggattggggacTGAACTCAATCAGAGccacctcttgcttgctaggcaagtactctaacaactctagccacaccccagccttttgtttttggttctgaAATTGCAGGTCCCTAACTTTGCccaactgaccttgaactcaggatcctcttgtctctacctccagagtagctgggattatttccttctttctctaatgcttttctttctccctgtttctgtctctctctctctctctctctctctctctcaatactggggtttgaactcagggcctacaccagcccttttttgtgatgggttttttagaggtaggatctttcaaactatttcctcaggctcgcttcaaacctctatcctcctgatctctgcctcctaaatagtattataggcgtgagccaccggcgcccgactctttctctcttctttcctttgtccTCCCTTTACCtagctctttccttctctctcttctctgctccTTGAGCCACTGAcacagggaggaggggaggcaaTTACAGACCAGCAGCTGATGGAGGCCAGAAAGCCGCCTTTGCCCAGGGAGGGCACTGGAGACAGACTAACCCTATTGTGAGGACAAAGATCCCACTCCCAACCCTAGCAACTTCTCAAGGGCCAAGGAAAGGTGCTATCCAGGCAGAGGGACTCAAAGATGGAGTGATGGAAAGGGGCCAGAAGTTTTTAGGGAATGGAGAAGAGTGCTTGGTGGCAGGAATGTCTAATGAGAGGATGATAGGAAGTGACAGAGAAGCAGGTAGGAGCCAGGTCCTCTAATGCCACACTGAGCTTTCTTCTAAGAGCAATGGGGAGCTAGGCAAAAATTGTGAGCAGAAGAGAGACAGCTCCAGCTCTGAGTGTCAAAAAGAGCCCTCTGGGGACCTGGAGGGGAGGCTGGAAGGTTAGAGGAGATAGGAAATACAAGGTGGGAGGGGACAGGGCCTAAGCTGAGACATACAGATTCCAGGGCAGGAGGAAGGGCTTGGGGGTGCAAGTgctttgtggggggaggggtgggcagCAAGCAAGGATAgtgcccagtctggtcttgatGGATGGGGTGGGATGGTGGAGACATCTCTGCTTTGGTGGAAGCCCCTGTGCTCACTTAGGATGTGGTTGAGTGTTGGGATCCTGGGGGCAGCCAGGAGCAAGTGAGGACTCACATCTGGGGCTcaggagggtgtgggggggggaggggagtcaCTGGATGGAGCTCAGAGGAGTAGAGCATTTAcaagggaaaaggaggaagtgCCCAGAACCCAAGCCTGACTTGTGGCCTGAGACAGCACTCTCAGAGAGCTGGGGACCAGGAGAGCTTAAAGGGTGCCTTGAAAGTCAAGGGAAAACAAGGTTCTAAAAGAAGGGCTTGATCGACCAGGTCATGGCTCTCAAGTTCTCCCCAGACTGGCTAACTGGCTATGTGACTCAGAGCTGTCATTCAGTTATGGAGAGCTGGTGTGTGTGTTCCCTTTAAATGGTGACTGGGAGAGGGGGTTCTGGAACTCCTACTGCCTCACAGAGacccacccttcccccacccctcttgGCTCTGAGTCTAGACACCCTGGGAAACTGGGTGAGTCtctagatgtgtgtgtgtatgtaggggtgaagggagggagggcacTGGGCCCCCGAAGGGACATTCCACTGAGGGAGGGAAGATGGGTTCCTGAGCTGAGGTCTGGGGTGAAGGTCTCAGAGGCTTGGAAAGGGCAGGTCTCCATGTCTCTTCTGGGAGGACTGGGCCTGGGGGGCATTGTGGATTCCCAGACAaggttgttgttggtggtgggggggtgatGGGGTATGGGGGATCTAAGGAGGGGATCTTGAGGGCCCCAGGTGGGAGTGATTGGGGACGAAGGCCTCCAGAAGTGGGGTCTCAAGAGTGTGGGCCAGTCCTGCCTGTGTGGCCCTTGCAGCAGATCCTACAGCATGGGAGTAAAGCGAAGCCTTCAGAGTGGAGGCGTTCTGCTCAGCCTCTTGACCAACGTCCTCACGGTGCTGTCCACTGCCACCAACTACTGGATCCGCCAACATGGGGGCCACAGTGGCCTGTGGCAGGAGTGTGCCCAGGGCATCTGCTACAACATCCCCTGCCAGAGTGAGCCCCTCCCCCCCAGCCCAGCCGGCCTAAAGCTTTGGGAAATTATGGGGGACCCCCGACCTTTCCGCACCCTAGGCTCAGATTCAGCTGCCCCTCCACGACTTGGACCCCCACTGTAGACCTATCTCCCTGTCACCCCTGTCTCTGACACGTCATTAACCGCCAGTCCCACCAGTCCAGGTCCCAGTTCAAACATCCGGATCCGAGTCAGGAAAGCGAGACTCTCGACAGGTGGGGGTGGTGGCCAGGACAGTTCCCGGTTGCGACCCAAGTTGTCGCGGCAGGGTGGCGCACGCGCGGGGCTGATGCAGTCCACTCTCCCCAGCCATGCTGGCCATGACCGGAGCGTGCATGGTGCTAGCGGGCGGCTTCGGCCTGGTGGCCATGGCGATGGGGCTGCGGATTTGGTGCCACCAGGGAGAATCGCTGCGGGGCCAGACTACCTGCGGCTTGCTCTTCCTCAGCGGTGAGACGGTGGCGACCCCCAGGCAGAGGGTGGGCGGGAGGTGACCTAGGGGCTCAGGGAGTTGGGCTCGAGGGGCGGGGCTTGAGCTGATAGATTTGGGAGGGGAGGAGCTAAAAAGGGGGCTGACCTGAGGCGGGGCTGGGAGGAGGTGGGCGAGGCCTGATAGACGGGGCGGGTCCGAGTGGGCGTGGCCTGGTTGGAGGCCGCGGAGTGGGCGGGGCCAAGGTGCAGCCTCCACCTGGCCAAGCTCACCTGGTGGGCGGGCGTGGTCCAGGGCTGCTGCTGCTGACCGCCTTGGTAGGCTACACAGTGAAGAATGCGTGGAAGTCGGACATCTTCTTCTCCTGGTCCTATTTTTCCGGGTGGCTGGCTTTCCCCTTCTCTATTCTCGCGGGTAACCTGCACAGTGGGAAGAGGGTGGACACTGCCCAGAGGACGCCCTCCCCTAGAGACTCCCCAGTTGCTCTCCCAGGAAATTTAACAGTGACTTCCCAACACACCCCACTCCAGTCTCCCGCAAACCCGGCGGAGACGCCCCTGGACCCCTAAACCCCAGCCCCCGGGCCCACCTGGCCATCAGCCCCAAGGCCCACCTTCCTCCGCCCGCCCTATGCTCCCCTCCCGCCAGGTTTCTGCTTTCTGCTGGCGGACATGATCGTGCAGGGCACCGAGGCCATCAGCGGATTCCCCGTGTGCCTGTGACTGCATCTTGGGGCAGAATAAAGGAACGTCTTTTAGCGCCAAGGTTCCATGTGCCTTTCTAGGGGTCGTAGGGAAGCGGATAGGGGGTGGTCGCCGACATGGGGCCACATAGAGGCTCAAAAAGATGTAAGGACATGAACCTGTCGGGAATGTGCAGATGGATGGACACGGGCATGGAAACACGAACATGGAGTGAAtatggggagttggtaccagaaGGGACTTGGGCATGGAGAGGATGTGGAAACAACATGGACAGAAAGTAGAGATACGGACAGGGAAGGACGTGGACATGGAGGGCACTGGCAAGAGGAGAATGGGAAGACAAGGGCTCAGAGGCGTGGGAATAGGGCACGGAGTAGCGTTGGGGATATGGGCACGGCGACTTAGGCAGAAAGAAGGATTTGGACGAAGATATCTGGGGACATCAGATATCTAGGGAAGAGTTTAGGAGGATCGGAGGATCTCTGTTCCCGCGCCTTTTCTTGGGTGCGACCTTTCCCCTACTTCCCCGCCACTCTCCCTTCAGCAAAGCCATTCTCCTCCTGCTCTGGGTCCCGCCTCTCCCCCCGAGATCTGCTTCCTATTGGAGGACCTGCGTGCCACGCCTCCCCAACTTCTGACTTTCTGATTGGTTCTCTGGCGGGGCGGTTGATTGGCTGGCAGCGCGGCGCGCAGGCGCAGAGAGAGGAGACGGGGCTGGGGGGGCGGTGTGTCCCGAGCGAGAGAACAGAGGGTGCGGGCTGACCCCACGCGTGGCTGCGGCTGGAAGATGGCGGAGCTGCGCGTGCTTGTGGCTGTCAAGCGGGTCATCGACTTCGCCGTGAAGGTGACCGGgcccccctctcccacctccctgaGACCCGCGGCCAGGTGCTTCCGGGATCACGAGCACACACTATATAACCTCTGATCTCTGGCGCCCTTTCCCCGCATGTCAAAGTCACACCTGGGGCAAAGATCAAGAGCTGTGAACCTCTGAGGTCAagaccccctcccttttccttgGACTCTTTTGGTAATTGCTGAGCGAGTTaccttttctgtttcttactgGCAGGAGGAGCCGTAGCTCCTGTTTAacacacagagaaactgaggcacagaagctCACTCAGCTAGGGAGCAGCAGAGCCGAGACTCCTATCCACCCTTTCCAAGTCCTGCTGTCGAACTTGGGCTTTGCACAGGATCCAAGTTATCGCCCTCTAGGCTGCATTCAGTTAACTCTTACGGCACCCCAGTCGTGCTATAATGGGGGTCAGACAAGGTGCCTGGGGACCCAGAAATTGTTTCACCTTCATCGCCACAGGGTGAACGAGGAGGCTGTAGCTAGGAAAGAAGGGAGATGTGTGTTTGCTAGAGAGGAAAGTTCAAAAGGTCAACTTGATTGAGCTGGGGAATGGCTCACATTCTCAGTGACAGCTGGGGAACAGTGTCTCTGAGGCTTGTTCCCAGAGGGAAGCTGGCATGAGAAGAAGTGAATCAGACACGCTCCCCAGGCCAGTTTTGACTGAAGATTGTCTGTTCATGTCTGTCCATCTGTCAGACTGGAGCTTAACTCTGTGTCTCCAACATTGCCCAACACAGGGCCTGGCACTGTAGAGGCCTCAGTGTGGGTGAAACCTAGCCACAAAGATGATATTAACATTGTCCCTGCCTGCTTGGGGAGGGAGGTGGGCAGGTATGAGAGAGAGACTCAGGCTTGAAAACATGAGCGACATTGAAGTGGGTACTTAGTATGTGCCAGGAAGCACCCCTAAGTCCTTCACAGAGATTAACCCAGTCCTAATTCATTTCTTTACCCTCTACTACTAATCCCATTggacagatgaggagactgaggcctgTGGAGGTTCTGTGACTTGCCAGATTACCCAGCTAATAAGCAGCAGAGAAATTCGAAACCCAGGCAAGTCCGGCCCCAGCCTCTGTGCTATGTCTGTCTATACTCCACAGTCCTGAGAACACACCTCGCAGCATATGACGTTTGTTGGCCCCAGCCTTTGTTGAGATACGTTTCTCTTGGAGTCTTGGGGCCCAACTCTCCTGATTTGCCCCTACTTCTGACTACCTGTTCCCCAGGGTCCTTTTTTTGGACTCCTGTGGCCCCCTGCCCCAGCCCTGGCCTCCCTGGCCTGGAATGTCTGGGGTCAGCTCTGTCTCCCTCACTATATTTGACTCAGATGGGGTCCCAGCATTGCCTGGCGTAGATCCCGGCATATGGGCACCTGCGGTGTGTTCAGTGAGACAGAAGTGTGACAGCAGAAGTGTGAATGCAGTCTGGTATCTGCTCCACTCCTTGCTCCTTTCCTGAGTGTGGGTACTCTTTCCCCTCCCACACTACCGGGGCCCACTCCTTTCATCCTGTCTGGACTGGTCTGCTGATGTTGCTTGAAAGCATGTTAGTGGTTCAGACTTGGCTGGCTACCCAATCACCAGGCGAAACCCAGGTACCATCCTCCCTCCTAACCCCTATCTTTACCCCCTTcctacctcctcccctcccccctccttcctcctATCCTCCTCCCAGCAGTTCTCAGCCCTGTCCCTCCTGCCCCATCATCTCCTCTCCATCCTTATGGTTCCAGCCATTTAGGCCTTGTCTTCATGTCTGGACTTGCACCCCATCCTTCTCTCTGGTTCCCAGTCTCCCCTCCAGCCCATCCTTCTGCAGCTTTAGAGGTCTTCCTATATCCAgggcctccagcccattttgctctggttattttgaagattaggtcttgagaattatttgctcagactgtcctcaaattgggatcctctggatctcagcctcccaacacAGGCACCTGGCCTTGTACCATACCACTTTCTATGTTAGACCAGGCTACTCTTGCTCAGGCCTTTGTCCAAGCTATTCCTTCTTCCTGGGTCCCCTCCTACTCCAGACCCCACTTCCTGTCTGTCTTTTGTCCTGCTGATAGTGACCCATGGATTATTTTATACCCTACCTACCAACCTCCTCTAGAAAGCCTACCACCCACCATCAAGCTGTTGTGTGTCCTCGGCCTCCTGTGGCCCCCAGGGCTTGCTCCACCAGTTCCCCACATGCTGGATTGCGGTCCTCTGTTTACCCCAGTGTTCCCGCTGCAGACTTGTCCCTTGCCGGGAGGG from Castor canadensis chromosome 16, mCasCan1.hap1v2, whole genome shotgun sequence harbors:
- the Nkg7 gene encoding protein NKG7; this translates as MEPYRSLALLAGSLGLISCLVALSTNFWFVAVGPNFSAHSGIWPTEHQDAVAVYIHVTQSFCILAVLWSLVSVGFLVLSCIPSLSAPGHGPLISTITVYAAALSMIVAMAVYTSERWGQLPHAQIQTFFSWSFYLGWVSVVLFLGAGSLSLSAHCGTHRSGYETL
- the Cldnd2 gene encoding claudin domain-containing protein 2; translated protein: MGVKRSLQSGGVLLSLLTNVLTVLSTATNYWIRQHGGHSGLWQECAQGICYNIPCQTMLAMTGACMVLAGGFGLVAMAMGLRIWCHQGESLRGQTTCGLLFLSGLLLLTALVGYTVKNAWKSDIFFSWSYFSGWLAFPFSILAGFCFLLADMIVQGTEAISGFPVCL